Proteins encoded in a region of the Enterococcus gilvus ATCC BAA-350 genome:
- a CDS encoding solute carrier family 23 protein, translated as MQEFHNDDVVLDIHDRPSAGHWVGLSIQHLFTMFGATVLVPILVGINPSIALVSSGLGTIVYLTVTKGKIPAYLGSSFAFIAAMKLLMKSDGYPAVAQGALTCGLVYLIVSFIIKKIGSGWLDKILPPIVVGPVVMVIGLGLASNAAQNAMYNNGVYSFKYVMVALITLALTIFFNMFFTGFLGLIPILLGIIGGYVTAMIFGIIDYQPIIDAKWLAMPAFSVPFVSYQPKLYINAITTMAPIAFVTMTEHIGHLMVLNKLTKRNFFDDPGLDRTLMGDGLAQIVAGFVGGPPVTSYGENIGVLAITRVHSVFVIGGAAVFAVLLGFVGKLSALILSIPGPVISGISFILFGVIAASGLKILIENKIDFDRKKNLLIASTILVIGIGGLVFEAGTFTLSAMALATVLGIILNLILPDQARSEK; from the coding sequence ATGCAAGAGTTTCACAATGATGACGTTGTATTAGATATTCACGACCGTCCAAGTGCGGGGCACTGGGTCGGGTTAAGTATTCAGCATTTATTCACAATGTTCGGCGCAACGGTTCTAGTACCGATTTTGGTTGGAATAAACCCTAGCATCGCGTTGGTAAGTTCAGGATTAGGAACGATAGTCTATCTGACAGTGACAAAAGGAAAAATCCCTGCTTATCTAGGCAGCAGCTTTGCCTTTATTGCGGCGATGAAATTACTGATGAAAAGTGATGGATATCCGGCAGTAGCACAAGGTGCATTGACCTGCGGATTGGTTTACCTGATCGTTTCCTTCATTATAAAAAAAATCGGTTCTGGCTGGTTGGATAAAATTTTGCCGCCGATTGTTGTAGGTCCTGTTGTAATGGTCATCGGTTTAGGGTTAGCCAGCAATGCTGCACAAAACGCTATGTACAATAACGGGGTATACAGTTTTAAATACGTGATGGTGGCCTTGATCACTCTAGCTTTGACAATATTCTTCAACATGTTCTTTACAGGATTTCTAGGCTTGATTCCGATCCTTCTAGGTATCATCGGGGGGTACGTCACAGCCATGATTTTCGGCATCATTGATTACCAGCCGATTATTGACGCAAAGTGGTTGGCGATGCCAGCTTTCAGTGTGCCTTTTGTCAGCTATCAGCCCAAATTGTATATCAACGCGATAACCACGATGGCACCAATCGCCTTTGTAACCATGACAGAACATATCGGACACTTGATGGTATTAAATAAATTGACCAAACGAAATTTCTTTGATGATCCGGGTCTGGATCGCACTTTGATGGGAGATGGATTGGCCCAAATCGTTGCGGGGTTTGTTGGCGGTCCTCCAGTAACAAGCTATGGAGAAAATATCGGTGTGCTTGCGATTACTCGAGTACACAGTGTCTTCGTTATCGGAGGCGCAGCTGTGTTCGCAGTCTTACTAGGATTTGTAGGAAAACTGAGTGCGTTGATATTAAGTATTCCTGGACCAGTTATTTCAGGAATCAGTTTCATCTTGTTTGGAGTTATTGCTGCAAGTGGATTGAAGATCTTAATTGAGAATAAAATCGATTTTGACCGTAAGAAGAATTTGCTGATTGCCTCAACAATTTTAGTTATCGGGATTGGTGGATTGGTCTTCGAGGCGGGAACCTTCACTTTGTCAGCAATGGCTCTTGCAACAGTCTTAGGAATTATCTTGAACCTGATTTTACCGGATCAGGCACGCAGTGAAAAATAA
- a CDS encoding CBS domain-containing protein has translation MGERAEIFLSTFNRIEKELKRQLGNPANMGFSEAVRRLSKRHDNLIGDSENDLLQLAQLRNAIVHDQVADDFVIAEPNEWAVTRIKQIEENLLRPEKVLPRFEKNVTGFERNLPLKEIMKIITEKRFSQFPVYDKGEFMGLITLRTIGFYFAQASLNGSLTLEGRVAEDLLLGNGKRSNFKFVSGDTKVSEVEKMFHTEGLLEAILITKNGNSDGNLLGIIRPRDIYIQEGEQ, from the coding sequence ATGGGCGAACGAGCAGAGATCTTTTTGAGTACCTTCAATCGGATTGAAAAGGAATTGAAACGACAATTAGGAAATCCGGCAAATATGGGTTTCAGCGAAGCGGTGCGCCGGCTGTCAAAGCGTCATGACAATTTGATAGGAGACAGTGAGAATGATTTGCTTCAATTGGCACAGCTGCGTAATGCCATCGTTCATGACCAGGTCGCAGATGACTTTGTCATTGCAGAACCAAATGAATGGGCGGTCACACGTATTAAGCAAATCGAAGAAAATCTCTTGCGTCCTGAAAAAGTTTTACCGCGCTTCGAAAAAAATGTTACGGGATTTGAACGAAATCTTCCACTTAAAGAGATCATGAAAATCATCACTGAGAAACGATTTTCTCAATTCCCAGTGTATGATAAAGGAGAATTTATGGGGCTGATCACACTTCGGACCATTGGATTCTATTTTGCTCAAGCTAGCTTAAATGGATCGTTAACACTTGAGGGACGAGTAGCTGAGGATCTATTGTTGGGAAATGGCAAACGATCCAATTTTAAGTTCGTTTCTGGTGACACAAAAGTTTCTGAAGTGGAAAAAATGTTTCATACAGAAGGCCTTTTAGAAGCAATTTTAATCACGAAAAATGGAAATTCTGATGGCAATCTCTTGGGAATCATCCGTCCACGTGATATTTATATACAAGAAGGGGAGCAATAG
- the argB gene encoding acetylglutamate kinase translates to MSKIVVKIGGVASDNLTTDFFKQIRQWETQGHEIIIVHGGGYYITEMMERLNIPVLIKDGLRVTTEQALKVTQMVLIGQVQPGITTLFQQNGFATIGLNASCDNLIQGQVIDYEKLGYVGEITDVNPASVENVLNKNYIPIIAPLGMTVGGQWLNVNADDTACKIAEAIGADALFLLTDVPGVKHSDQWLEKLFVSDIEQLKIEKVISGGMIPKLESAINALENGVSKVHITNCIEKDGTVITKEEVFA, encoded by the coding sequence ATGAGTAAAATTGTCGTAAAGATTGGCGGTGTCGCCAGTGATAATCTAACGACCGATTTTTTTAAACAGATTCGGCAGTGGGAGACACAAGGGCATGAGATCATCATTGTTCATGGTGGCGGCTATTACATCACAGAAATGATGGAGCGCTTAAATATTCCTGTATTGATCAAAGATGGTCTACGGGTTACTACGGAACAGGCGCTAAAAGTGACTCAAATGGTCTTGATTGGTCAAGTACAGCCAGGTATTACGACTTTGTTCCAGCAGAATGGATTTGCTACGATTGGACTCAACGCTTCTTGTGATAATTTGATTCAAGGGCAAGTTATCGATTATGAAAAGCTAGGCTATGTCGGTGAAATTACGGATGTCAATCCTGCTTCCGTCGAGAACGTCCTTAACAAAAATTATATTCCGATTATCGCTCCGTTAGGGATGACAGTTGGTGGGCAATGGTTGAATGTTAATGCGGATGATACTGCATGCAAGATCGCGGAAGCAATTGGTGCTGATGCACTCTTTCTATTAACGGATGTTCCAGGTGTGAAGCACTCTGATCAATGGCTTGAAAAACTATTTGTTTCTGATATTGAACAATTAAAGATAGAAAAAGTCATTTCAGGCGGAATGATCCCTAAACTTGAGAGTGCTATTAATGCTCTTGAAAATGGTGTATCAAAAGTTCATATTACAAACTGCATCGAAAAGGACGGTACAGTGATCACAAAGGAGGAGGTTTTTGCATGA
- the lspA gene encoding signal peptidase II — MLVIYLLISAGIIALDQWFKWWIVTQFNFGDSQTIIPNVLSLTHIRNTGGAFSLFEGQQLFFIVITIVAVIAVLYYLVKHLNESKWLTFGLSFFLAGAIGNFIDRFRLGYVVDMFRLDFINFPIFNIADMALVVGVIMIFIYILIDERDKKNG; from the coding sequence TTGTTAGTTATTTACTTATTAATCAGCGCGGGAATCATCGCGCTGGATCAATGGTTCAAGTGGTGGATCGTAACTCAGTTTAACTTTGGAGACAGTCAAACCATCATTCCTAATGTGTTATCTTTAACGCACATACGAAATACAGGAGGCGCGTTTAGTTTATTTGAAGGACAGCAACTATTTTTTATTGTAATCACAATCGTTGCAGTAATTGCCGTTCTCTATTATTTAGTGAAGCATTTAAATGAAAGCAAGTGGCTGACTTTCGGATTGAGTTTCTTTTTAGCCGGAGCTATTGGGAATTTTATTGATCGTTTTCGCTTGGGATATGTCGTAGATATGTTCCGTTTGGATTTTATTAACTTTCCAATTTTTAATATCGCTGATATGGCATTGGTCGTCGGCGTAATCATGATTTTTATTTATATTTTAATAGATGAGAGAGATAAGAAAAATGGATAA
- the argC gene encoding N-acetyl-gamma-glutamyl-phosphate reductase — protein MNVSIIGVTGYSGIELVRILLQHPNVTISSIHSHSQNGKDIDEYLPHLNRLLDLPLEPIDPIKIMEKADLVFFATPSGISKEIATVFIEANFPVIDLSGDFRLKANGQYEKWYKNSSAPYELLQDAHYGLADFYASPSSNLIANPGCYATGTLLSLAPLVQEEIIEENSIIVDAKSGLSGAGKNLSESSHFVNSNENMTLYKMNSHQHIPEIMQQLKKWNTHIPAIQFSTSLIPVTRGIFITTYAQSKEKLTQETLLNLFQRFYQSKPFVRMQEQNSYPNLRQIIGSNYCDIGVAYNEVTNIITVVTVLDNLVKGAAGQAVHNLNHLAGWPETTGLKLVPIYP, from the coding sequence ATGAACGTTTCGATTATCGGGGTGACAGGCTATAGTGGTATAGAATTGGTACGCATCCTACTACAGCATCCAAATGTAACAATCAGTTCGATTCACAGTCACTCTCAAAACGGTAAAGATATTGATGAATATTTGCCGCATCTTAATCGTCTATTGGACCTTCCTTTAGAACCTATAGATCCTATTAAAATTATGGAAAAGGCTGACCTTGTTTTCTTTGCTACTCCTTCAGGGATTTCGAAGGAAATTGCAACAGTTTTTATAGAAGCAAATTTTCCAGTGATCGATCTTTCAGGGGATTTTCGTTTAAAGGCGAATGGGCAATATGAAAAATGGTATAAAAATTCAAGCGCACCCTACGAACTTTTACAAGACGCTCATTACGGATTGGCAGATTTTTATGCAAGTCCCTCTTCAAACTTGATTGCTAATCCTGGTTGTTATGCAACAGGAACTTTACTTTCATTAGCCCCATTAGTGCAAGAGGAAATCATTGAGGAAAACTCCATCATCGTGGACGCGAAGTCGGGCCTATCGGGGGCAGGGAAAAATTTATCGGAATCAAGCCATTTCGTAAACAGCAATGAAAATATGACACTTTATAAAATGAATAGTCATCAGCACATTCCGGAAATTATGCAGCAACTAAAGAAATGGAACACGCATATCCCAGCTATTCAGTTTTCAACCTCATTGATTCCAGTGACGCGAGGAATCTTTATTACGACTTACGCACAGAGTAAGGAAAAACTGACCCAAGAAACGCTTTTGAACTTATTTCAACGATTTTATCAATCGAAACCTTTTGTTCGAATGCAAGAGCAAAATAGTTATCCTAATTTGCGTCAAATTATCGGTTCAAATTATTGTGATATCGGGGTCGCTTACAACGAAGTCACGAATATCATTACTGTTGTCACTGTTTTAGACAACTTGGTTAAAGGAGCGGCTGGACAAGCTGTTCATAATCTCAATCATTTAGCGGGCTGGCCAGAAACGACTGGATTGAAACTAGTCCCTATTTACCCTTAA
- a CDS encoding aspartate carbamoyltransferase catalytic subunit, translating to MIIQSEEISLKHLLTVEALTDQEVMGLIHRAQQFKQGARWTPHKDQYFVSNLFFENSTRTHKSFEVAEKKLGLDVIDFDAKTSSVQKGETLYDTVLTMSALGVDVAVIRHGDENYYDELIQSKTIQCSIVNGGDGSGQHPTQCLLDLMTIYQEFGRFNGLKVAIAGDITHSRVAKSNMQMLKRLGAEVFFSGPEEWYDESFDVYGTYRPLDELVPEVDVMMLLRVQHERHDGQESFSKEEYHEKYGLTIERGGRLKNRAIIMHPAPVNRDVEIADSLVESLQSRIVPQMTNGVFIRMAILEAVLRGKS from the coding sequence ATGATCATCCAGTCTGAGGAAATTAGTCTGAAGCATTTATTGACGGTCGAAGCGCTCACTGACCAAGAGGTGATGGGTCTGATTCACAGAGCACAGCAGTTTAAGCAAGGCGCACGATGGACACCCCATAAGGATCAATACTTTGTCTCTAATCTTTTCTTTGAAAATAGCACACGGACGCATAAGAGTTTTGAAGTGGCAGAGAAAAAACTCGGACTGGATGTCATTGACTTTGATGCCAAAACCAGCTCTGTTCAAAAAGGGGAAACATTATACGACACAGTTTTAACAATGTCCGCATTGGGTGTTGACGTGGCGGTCATTCGCCATGGGGATGAAAATTATTATGATGAGCTCATCCAAAGCAAAACGATCCAATGCTCCATCGTCAATGGGGGCGACGGCAGCGGACAGCATCCGACACAGTGCCTACTTGACTTGATGACGATTTACCAAGAATTTGGACGATTCAATGGATTGAAAGTAGCAATTGCTGGAGATATCACCCATTCTCGAGTTGCCAAATCAAACATGCAAATGCTAAAGCGGCTAGGTGCAGAGGTCTTTTTCTCTGGTCCAGAGGAATGGTATGACGAGAGCTTTGATGTGTACGGCACCTATCGACCGTTAGATGAGCTTGTTCCTGAGGTGGATGTCATGATGCTTCTACGGGTACAGCACGAACGGCACGACGGGCAAGAAAGTTTTTCTAAAGAAGAGTATCACGAAAAATACGGATTAACGATTGAGCGGGGAGGACGTTTAAAGAACCGAGCAATTATTATGCATCCTGCACCAGTCAATCGTGACGTTGAAATTGCGGATAGCTTAGTAGAAAGTTTGCAATCGCGAATCGTTCCGCAAATGACGAATGGTGTGTTTATTCGTATGGCTATTTTAGAGGCAGTACTAAGAGGAAAATCGTAA
- the argJ gene encoding bifunctional ornithine acetyltransferase/N-acetylglutamate synthase: MNVIEGTIASPKGFLAAGLHSGLKKEKKDLAMIYSVIPANAAAVYTTNQVKAAPIYVTKDAMLDHQIQAVIVNSGIANACTGKIGLENAKKMQEFAGTHLKIPQETIAVASTGVIGKQLPMEIIEAGINKIDLESQDPYAFHEAILTTDTSTKEIVVEEEINGQIVTMAGVAKGSGMIHPNMATMLAFITTDAQISSDLLQEILADKTETTFNQITVDGDTSTNDMVLVMANGLAENPVIEKNTDAHEKFVAMLQLVSETLAKMIAKDGEGATKLIEVQVKGAMNDSEARLVAKKVVGSSLVKTAMFGEDPNWGRIICAVGYAGSHTDPEKINMWIGEQQLLNHSQPQEFDEVAMKKTLEQEKICITVDLTIGEAMGKAWGCDLTYKYVEVNALYHT; the protein is encoded by the coding sequence ATGAATGTCATTGAAGGAACAATCGCCAGCCCAAAAGGATTTTTAGCTGCTGGATTACACTCAGGATTAAAAAAAGAAAAGAAAGATTTAGCTATGATTTATTCAGTGATACCGGCAAATGCTGCGGCGGTCTATACGACGAATCAAGTTAAAGCAGCGCCGATTTATGTTACGAAAGATGCAATGTTGGATCATCAAATCCAAGCAGTCATCGTCAATTCCGGGATTGCCAATGCTTGTACTGGGAAAATCGGACTGGAAAACGCAAAGAAGATGCAAGAGTTTGCAGGAACTCATCTTAAGATACCCCAGGAAACGATCGCTGTTGCTTCGACTGGCGTCATTGGTAAGCAATTACCGATGGAAATAATTGAAGCGGGAATCAATAAAATTGACCTAGAAAGTCAAGACCCCTATGCCTTTCATGAGGCAATCTTGACGACGGATACAAGTACAAAGGAAATCGTAGTGGAAGAAGAAATCAATGGTCAGATCGTCACAATGGCCGGTGTGGCAAAAGGATCAGGAATGATTCATCCGAATATGGCAACAATGCTAGCCTTTATTACGACAGATGCACAGATTTCCAGTGACCTTCTACAGGAAATTTTAGCAGATAAAACGGAGACAACCTTTAATCAGATTACTGTGGATGGTGATACTTCTACCAATGATATGGTCTTAGTTATGGCAAATGGATTAGCAGAAAATCCCGTTATTGAAAAAAATACAGATGCTCACGAAAAGTTCGTTGCGATGCTTCAATTAGTGAGCGAGACATTAGCAAAAATGATCGCAAAAGATGGCGAAGGGGCAACAAAACTGATTGAAGTTCAAGTAAAAGGTGCGATGAACGACAGTGAAGCTCGTCTAGTAGCGAAGAAAGTAGTCGGTTCAAGCTTAGTAAAAACGGCGATGTTTGGTGAAGACCCCAACTGGGGCAGAATCATTTGTGCTGTAGGGTATGCCGGATCGCATACTGATCCGGAAAAGATCAATATGTGGATCGGAGAGCAGCAATTATTGAATCATAGTCAGCCACAAGAATTCGACGAAGTTGCTATGAAGAAAACGTTGGAACAAGAAAAAATTTGCATTACTGTGGATTTGACGATTGGCGAAGCGATGGGAAAAGCTTGGGGTTGCGATCTAACGTACAAATATGTAGAAGTCAACGCTTTGTACCATACATAA
- a CDS encoding RluA family pseudouridine synthase codes for MDNQIEVIVKEEKGRIDKVLNERLTDYSRSQIQQWIKEQHVSIDGKVIKANYKVSAGDHVLIEIPVPETLDLVPENMNLEIVYEDEDVVVVNKPQGMVVHPSAGHPNGTLVNGLLYQIKNLSTINDVVRPGIVHRIDKDTSGLLMVAKNDRAHESLAQQLKDKTSLRKYVALVHGEIPHEKGRIEAPIGRSKVNRKMQAVIEGGKSAVTHFEVLKRFEGYTLIELQLETGRTHQIRVHMNYIGYPVAGDPLYGPKKTLKGNGQFLHAKLLGFEHPTTGENMVFEAPLPEIFKKTLKQLQEKD; via the coding sequence ATGGATAATCAAATCGAAGTTATTGTTAAAGAAGAAAAGGGCCGAATTGATAAGGTGTTGAACGAACGATTGACTGATTACTCACGGTCGCAGATTCAGCAATGGATCAAAGAGCAGCATGTGTCGATCGACGGAAAAGTCATCAAAGCGAATTACAAAGTCAGTGCTGGGGATCACGTATTGATTGAAATCCCTGTGCCTGAAACCTTAGACCTTGTACCTGAAAATATGAATCTGGAAATCGTTTATGAAGATGAAGATGTCGTCGTGGTGAATAAACCACAAGGCATGGTGGTTCATCCTTCGGCAGGCCATCCTAACGGCACACTGGTTAATGGGCTGCTATATCAAATCAAAAACCTTTCTACGATCAATGATGTTGTTCGTCCAGGGATCGTCCACCGTATCGACAAGGATACTTCTGGATTACTAATGGTGGCGAAGAACGATCGTGCCCATGAATCTTTAGCTCAACAATTAAAGGATAAAACATCTTTAAGAAAATATGTCGCGCTAGTCCACGGCGAGATTCCTCACGAAAAAGGACGAATTGAAGCACCTATTGGTCGTTCAAAGGTGAATCGCAAAATGCAGGCGGTGATTGAGGGAGGCAAATCCGCAGTTACCCATTTTGAGGTTTTAAAACGATTTGAAGGGTATACTTTGATTGAACTGCAACTGGAAACTGGACGTACGCATCAAATTCGTGTTCATATGAATTATATTGGTTATCCTGTTGCTGGAGATCCATTATATGGACCGAAAAAGACATTAAAAGGCAACGGTCAGTTCTTGCATGCTAAATTGTTGGGGTTTGAACATCCTACAACAGGTGAAAACATGGTTTTTGAGGCACCGCTTCCTGAGATTTTCAAAAAAACTTTGAAACAGTTACAAGAAAAAGATTGA
- a CDS encoding acetylornithine transaminase has product MSHLFPNYARDSIDLVDGSGSYVYDQQGNRYLDFMSGIAVSNLGHKHPVVTKALADQADKIWHSSNLYSSNLQESLAEKLTAEKDYLAFFCNSGTEANEAAIKLARKATGRPNILSFEQSFHGRTYGALSATGQPALQEGFFPIVEGFNYLPYNQLEPLKEHLNENVAAVMLEVIQGEGGIVPAEEKWLQAVERLCKENGSLLIIDEIQTGLGRTGTFFAFEQYQIEPDIITIAKALANGIPVGAMLGKATLGTAFGPGSHGTTFGGNNLAMNVANAVVSEIGQPNFLNSVVEKGNFLMEALCSMKEHSSKVLDIRGKGLMVGIELDTPETLQWAIQELKKQNLLAIKAGKNVLRLLPPLTISQEELADGITIIHSVLNQS; this is encoded by the coding sequence ATGAGTCATTTGTTTCCCAACTACGCTCGTGATTCAATTGATCTTGTTGATGGCTCAGGCAGTTACGTGTACGATCAACAAGGAAACAGGTATTTAGATTTTATGAGTGGCATCGCCGTCAGCAATCTTGGTCATAAGCATCCGGTAGTCACAAAGGCGTTGGCGGATCAGGCGGATAAGATTTGGCATAGCTCTAATCTCTATTCCAGCAATTTACAAGAATCTCTTGCTGAAAAGCTGACAGCTGAAAAAGATTACTTAGCCTTTTTCTGCAATAGTGGAACTGAGGCAAATGAAGCAGCGATCAAATTAGCTAGAAAAGCGACAGGACGACCGAATATTTTAAGTTTTGAACAGTCTTTCCACGGCCGTACATACGGTGCATTGAGCGCGACAGGTCAACCGGCGTTACAAGAAGGTTTTTTTCCAATCGTCGAAGGTTTTAATTATCTTCCTTACAATCAGCTTGAGCCCTTAAAAGAACACTTGAACGAAAATGTTGCCGCAGTCATGCTAGAGGTTATCCAAGGTGAAGGAGGCATTGTACCAGCTGAGGAAAAATGGTTGCAAGCTGTAGAGCGTCTGTGCAAAGAAAACGGCAGCCTATTGATCATTGATGAGATTCAAACAGGGTTGGGGAGAACAGGAACCTTTTTCGCGTTTGAACAGTATCAGATTGAACCAGATATCATCACTATTGCCAAAGCCTTAGCCAATGGTATCCCTGTAGGTGCAATGTTAGGAAAAGCAACACTTGGCACAGCTTTTGGCCCGGGTTCTCATGGGACAACGTTTGGCGGAAATAATTTAGCCATGAACGTCGCAAATGCAGTCGTGTCGGAAATTGGTCAACCCAACTTTTTAAATTCAGTAGTGGAAAAAGGCAATTTTTTGATGGAAGCATTGTGTTCGATGAAAGAGCATTCGAGCAAGGTACTCGACATACGTGGGAAAGGCTTAATGGTAGGCATTGAGCTTGATACTCCCGAAACGCTGCAGTGGGCAATACAAGAATTAAAGAAGCAAAACCTGCTAGCAATTAAAGCGGGAAAAAATGTTTTACGCTTATTACCGCCTTTAACGATTTCTCAAGAGGAACTGGCGGATGGTATAACGATCATTCATTCTGTATTGAATCAATCCTAA
- a CDS encoding dihydroorotase, with protein MKTLIKNGKIVTKDNQMMACDLWLENGIILGIGKDFSEITFDQEYDANNQLITPGLVDVHVHLREPGFTYKETIKDGSKSAARGGYTTVCAMPNLNPVPDTVEKFNEVLAIIEKDAVVKVLQYAPITEELRSEKLTDQKGLKAAGAFAFTNDGVGVQTAGTMYLAMKEAATNNMALVAHTEDESLLFGGVMHKGDISEKLDLPGILSATESSQIARDLILAEETGVHYHVCHVSTKESVRVIRDAKKAGVHVTAEVSPHHLILIDENIPEDHGYWKMNPPLRGVDDREALIEGLLDGTIDCIATDHAPHGFEEKNQSFLKAPFGIVGSETAFQLIYTHFVETGRFTLEQVINWMAVKPAEIFGMTAGTLNIGQPADIAIFDLSHEEEIDDKKFASLGVNTPFTGWPVKGATLMTFVDGQLVYNKED; from the coding sequence ATGAAAACATTAATTAAAAATGGAAAAATCGTAACGAAAGACAATCAAATGATGGCATGCGATCTTTGGTTAGAGAATGGTATCATCTTGGGTATCGGAAAAGACTTTTCAGAAATCACGTTTGATCAAGAGTACGATGCAAACAATCAATTAATTACACCAGGCTTAGTTGATGTACATGTTCATTTACGAGAACCTGGCTTTACGTATAAGGAGACAATCAAGGATGGTTCAAAATCAGCTGCTCGAGGTGGATACACAACAGTCTGTGCGATGCCTAATTTGAATCCTGTCCCAGATACGGTAGAAAAATTCAATGAAGTATTAGCGATTATTGAAAAAGATGCGGTGGTTAAAGTCCTTCAATATGCGCCGATTACCGAGGAGCTTCGCAGTGAGAAGCTGACGGATCAAAAGGGGCTGAAGGCTGCTGGCGCTTTTGCCTTTACTAATGACGGTGTGGGGGTTCAGACAGCGGGTACAATGTACTTAGCTATGAAAGAAGCCGCAACCAACAACATGGCGCTAGTTGCACACACTGAGGACGAATCTCTGTTGTTCGGTGGTGTGATGCACAAAGGAGATATCAGTGAAAAATTAGATCTACCAGGAATACTAAGCGCCACCGAATCTTCTCAAATTGCCAGAGATTTGATTTTGGCGGAAGAAACCGGTGTGCATTATCATGTCTGCCATGTGTCAACAAAAGAAAGTGTCCGCGTAATTCGCGATGCCAAAAAAGCAGGTGTTCATGTAACAGCGGAAGTTTCTCCTCACCACTTGATCTTAATCGATGAGAATATCCCTGAGGACCATGGGTATTGGAAGATGAACCCACCATTGCGAGGTGTAGACGATCGTGAAGCTCTGATTGAAGGCTTACTTGACGGAACAATCGATTGTATCGCCACAGATCACGCACCACACGGATTTGAAGAGAAAAATCAAAGCTTCTTGAAAGCACCATTCGGGATTGTCGGCAGCGAGACAGCCTTCCAATTAATCTACACACACTTTGTTGAAACAGGACGCTTTACATTGGAACAAGTGATCAATTGGATGGCAGTCAAACCGGCTGAAATATTTGGAATGACTGCGGGTACACTAAACATCGGACAACCAGCAGATATCGCGATATTTGATCTAAGTCATGAAGAAGAAATCGATGACAAAAAATTTGCATCACTAGGAGTGAACACTCCTTTCACTGGCTGGCCGGTCAAGGGTGCAACACTGATGACCTTCGTGGATGGTCAGTTGGTATACAACAAGGAGGACTAA
- the pyrR gene encoding bifunctional pyr operon transcriptional regulator/uracil phosphoribosyltransferase PyrR has product MYKKEVVDEVTMKRALTRITYEIIERNKGVQDIVLIGIKTRGIFIAQRIAERLKQLEHIEVPVGELDITLYRDDKKAQEDEPELHSSDIPFSIEGKEVILVDDVLFTGRTIRAALDAVIDLGRPNRISLAVLVDRGHRELPIRADYVGKNIPTALTEEIIVEMEENDGQDRILIQKKED; this is encoded by the coding sequence ATGTACAAAAAAGAGGTTGTAGATGAAGTAACAATGAAACGCGCGTTAACTCGAATCACGTATGAGATCATCGAACGCAACAAAGGGGTTCAAGATATCGTCTTGATTGGGATTAAAACTAGAGGAATCTTTATTGCTCAGCGTATTGCTGAACGGTTGAAACAATTAGAACATATCGAAGTGCCTGTCGGCGAACTAGATATCACGTTATATCGTGACGACAAAAAAGCGCAAGAAGATGAACCAGAATTGCATTCTTCAGATATTCCATTCTCGATTGAAGGAAAAGAAGTCATCTTAGTTGACGACGTATTGTTCACCGGCAGAACAATTCGGGCAGCACTGGATGCAGTTATTGATTTGGGACGTCCTAACCGGATCTCATTGGCAGTCTTAGTGGACCGAGGTCATCGCGAATTACCGATTCGAGCTGATTATGTCGGAAAGAATATTCCTACCGCTTTAACGGAAGAAATTATCGTTGAAATGGAAGAGAATGACGGACAGGATCGTATTTTGATTCAAAAAAAAGAAGATTAA